TTTTGAGAGATTTagtgataaataaaatttatcgcctaatattttttaacaaaataatttatcaaaaatctatcataaatattttcatgaattacagatttatcataaaaaattaataataaaattttaagcgaCAGATCTTgaacattaaaaatttattgttgAAAGTGTGAATTTTAGACTATAAGCAATGAAATTTTTCATAATAGATAGtctgtattattttttaatatatataaaaaataatgtaaatgaaaattatatgatggaaagaatataattaatatggatgtatttttataaaatgaaataatttgttATTTAAAACCTTTATCCTGAGTGTACATAACAAAATGATTAACACAGTGAAGCAGACACAAAGGTGGTCATAAATGAGAGGAGAGACCAGTAAGCTTTTGctaattaatattaaagttCCTTGAGTTTGAATATTAGCCGTAGCAATTATAAAAAGTTATGGAGGAGAGGATAAGGACGATGGTCTAGAAAAAACTAAAACAGTGGTCCTATGATAAAGGTGTCCACGTGGAAGCTGAAGGGAAACGAGGTTGGCAAGTAGCAGCACACTGGAAAAGTTATCGAAGGCGCCGTGGTAATCGCCACCACATCAATAAAAACTAGCAAAACCAAAACCCCAATAAAAAGAGACGAAGAAAACCTAAAATACCAAATCTCACAATACATATCTATCTCTCAGAGAAGAAATTAAGAAGAAGATGATACTGGTGGCTATTGTAGCGGAGCTTATGGAGGAGTACACGGCGCTGCTGGCGAGGGTACTCGAGCACATGTTTAATGAAGCCCCTTTCCCAAGGCGAGTTCGTTTTCTCATTCTACGCAGCCTTCCCTTTGCTTCCTCTTTACATCCTCCTTTAATTCGAGCTCCCGCTTAATAATGTTAAATTTTGAGTCTGAATTTCTTCCTTTactttcctctctctctctctcgattcTCTCTTTGGGGGCTTTTGTTCTTAATGTTTTTGGCTGTTTATGTAAATTCTTGTGGTTGAATTGATCTCAATTTTACATTTCAATTAGCTTCATGATGTTTGATTTCAATTTTTTGAATTCGCAACAAAGCCGTGCTGAACCAATCCATCGATGAATGAATTTTGCTGAGTGCGATTTCAGTTTCGAAAGACACAATACACACAAGTGTTTGATTTCAATTTTTCTGAACTTGGCAACAAGGCCGTGCTGAACCGATCCATCAATGGATGAATTTGTCGAGTGCGCTTTCAGTTCCGAAGTACACAGCACACAGTGTATCGATGCTAGATGGATGACACGTGGTAGTGTCCAAAGTCTGTAGAGCGGTACGTTATCTCATCACGGGTCTTGTTCACATCAAGttatacatttatatatataagataAAGTGGAATAGATTGATAAATGCCAATGATATTTGCAAAAGCCAATAGAGTGTTGGAATGTGTAAAAGGGTGGTTTTGAGTGGGCCATCCTCATTTACTGTTGGGAGTATTTGCATTCTTCCGTTGTTCTCACCACTTCATTATCGCCCTTTCTCGAAAACCATTATTTTTTTCGCCTGAGAATTAACTTCATTAGAGTGAGGCAGAATACATGGCGTGAAACAAGAACTATGCATGAAAATCCTAACTAAGATCTAATTGCTAAAAGCCCAACATGGGAAAGAAGTCCTAAAATCCATAACCCAAACAAATGAAAATGGGTATTCGACCGCAATAAGAGGACTTGGCAAAACTGAGGAACACGGTTGCTGGTGTTGAGGCAATAGCAGCCGAGAAGGGACGCTAAATTAACATCTTTTAAGGCACAACCAGGAGAAGTTCTAGACGATTGAAGCAGAAATAGAGGTTTTACCTCTCAGAAAGAACGACCATAGAGCAACCAAAGCAAGGAAAAATACTCATATGTCTTTTTGTGATAGTTTTAGACCATGCAAAATGGAGGATCAAAAACTGTGGCCAAGGACCAAGACCAAGAGCTACAGCTCTAAATCGATCAGAAGAGGAAGGGTAGAGCTTTTAGGCACTTAGGGTCTTGGGAGTTACCATCGACGTCATGCACATTGGTACACGAATCATAAAGTTGGCCTTTCCTAACAATTAGCATGCAATGATGATAATCTCTCTGTGAAAGCTTTGCTTGCAAACGGATCAACAAAATCTAACAAAATTAGAATATGCGACCCGCTGTAAGTAAAGAGGGAAAATAAAATTGACTCTTTGAGCAATGGGAAGTGCCTCTTTTGTCTAGAAACAGCAAGAGAGACCATGTTATCGGCAGAAGGATAGATACTTTGCCTCAGGAAAGTAGAAAGAGAACAAAGGTCGGAAAAATCTAGAGATAAAAATATGAGGATAAATTATACTTTGATATAAATTTTAGTgtaattaacatattaatatttataattttaaaaatcgaatacttaattttacaacaataaattttttatattaaaattcttttcatttataattttattaattaacaagttaaaaagaaaataaatattttaaatagctataatattttcttgaatatttaaatctttATTAATATGGGTgaaacatataattttatatatattatattttagtctataaattttagtatatttaatGGATccattcttatattttaaaattgaataatttttttatatttgatttatttaaaatgatagTTTTTTTATCCATTATAAACGTTAATTCACTAaataaattatagtttttttattCATTACAAACGTTAACTTTAATTTAATGAATGATCaaacttttttaaatataattttttaaaaaaaatattctttataagagtttacaatctatttaaaattatttgatattatttaaaattacttgATATCACTCAAAAATAAATGAACTTATAAATCTTAAAAATGAATGAATTTATAAaccttttttaaaaattaaatgaaaaagtcatttttgaatgttttgaagttATAATATACCAAAACATTtcaataaatgaaaattgaaggacaaatgttaaaaattaattggattTAATAATCTAGACAAGAATTACTAGgcatttaagtattttaattttttaaaaatgaaaaatgaataattaaagtgtttaaattttaataaataaggaAAAATGGATAGAATTTTAactctttaataattttaattttcaaaaaagtaataaaaactTCTTTTTACACTTTTAAtgataagaaataaataaaaagaattagaGTTTGGACGAATTAATTATAAAgagatttaactattaaattttaaaaatagtttattaattatgttaaatttaaagattaaagtataattaactaaaaaaattatactctcTTGCTTGATATCTTTTAACTATTTTGGATTAGAGatggaaagaaagaaaatctttcaaaaaaacacttcttattttatttgaaatgatgaaataaaggaaaaaaaaggagaacagacataaaaatataataaatgaatttattatttatttccttttaatttagaaagaaacccaataaaaaataactaaaataacataATCATCTCTATAATTAAATAAGCAGGATATAATAGgtattttaaagttaaaaaaaaaaaattcattttttcccTCGTTACTCCCCCTCCTCCGAAAAGGAATTTTCGGAAGTAGTATTACTGTGCATTTAGGGACACGTAACGACCAACTCATCTTTGATTTTAAGTGGAGCTATTCGACTCCGATCTTAATACGGTTGTAagcaattttaatatatttttttcttattttaattttactttaattttaattttaattcaaattttaattattacacataaaattataatatttctaCATTGATTTCAAAGTTATGTATAACtaatattaaaacaataataaaaataataacactAACCGATGACCGTGGAGCCTTTTGCACctagagcaagatcaagtccTAATGAGGAATACAAGCCCAAAATTCACCAGGCCTTTTTTGAAGTAAACCAGCCCAGATTGTGCGTCTCAGTCCAGTGAAGGAATCAGGCCGGACAGACCTCACACGCGGGCCCTTTCGAAGGAAGTTCAGCTTGGTGATATGACCAGAGGAAGGAAAGCAGGCTCGATCACTTCGCAGCCCTGTCGGGATACACGCCGAGGGGAATTAAATGGGCGTCTGGTGTGGAGAAGGACTCTGACACATCCGCATGTACAGACCTGAgtgacagagacaggtggcaCTGTAGCAGAGAGGCGGTTAGatgtcactagcagacaaaaggaaaaatGATAAAAGGGAGGAACGTCTTTCTCTCTATCTAAGCTTACACAACCACTGTAAAccttattttctggatctcaaaacatcaaattagCGTCGTctatgggaacgaaggagatcttcttATCACCGGTGTTCCATTCTAGTAATACCCATTGATATCCACATGGCAAACCACAATGAAAATCATACTACTAACACCCCAAATGACCTAAGCTCTACTCAAGAAAGGTAGCAGTTCTCTTTCTCTAGTCCTACAACCCCCTCCAACCAACCACCAGTGTTGTTCAACCCTTCACCGAGCTTGGCAGGGAACGTATCCAGAACCACCATATCCAACCAAGAACTTCAAACCATGGCACTTCAACTACAA
The Manihot esculenta cultivar AM560-2 chromosome 1, M.esculenta_v8, whole genome shotgun sequence genome window above contains:
- the LOC122723234 gene encoding uncharacterized protein LOC122723234; translated protein: MILVAIVAELMEEYTALLARVLEHMFNEAPFPRRVRFLILRSLPFASSLHPPLIRAPA